From Dryobates pubescens isolate bDryPub1 chromosome 11, bDryPub1.pri, whole genome shotgun sequence:
AAGTGGTTTGGAGAGATGAGAAGAAAGTGGCTCTTTTAGTGATTTGGAGTCACCTGGCATCCCTTGAGTCAGTAGCGCCTACAGGAGGGGCTTGAAGGGATTTCCAGCCGAGTGCTGCTGTTGCCATTCCTCCAGCTTTTCTGGGCATTTTAACAACACTTACCTGCTGTGTTTGCACACACTGCAGAAGTGactttttggctttttttgttttctctggctttgctttgttttgtttatgtATTGGTTTGTTTTTGCAGAAGCTACTTCTAGCAATGTTTTGGTCATGTCCGCCAGAGCTGGTGTGCTCTGAAGAAAACATGAATTTTCCTCTGTCTTcctttttccatttccattcaGATACTCAGAGGGATATATAAGCCCATCAGAAGAAAATATATTGTCCCAGCACTAAAGCAATGTGATCTCTTTAATATAAGACATGACATGATGAAATGTGAAATAATTCACCCCTAGGTAGATCATTAGACATAAAGCTGAGAATACTCCAAGCTGCTAGACAAATTCCAGGTCTAAGTGATTGTAGCATTGCTTTTGTATGTGGGAACAGAGATTGGGTTGCAAAAGTATTTAACCCTTTAAAACAATTATATTTGGGATATACTGCTTAAAGGATCATTTATAATAGAAGGTTCAGGGCAGGTAAAAAACTTAGAAGGATCTTGCTCCTCTGGTAGGTCATGAAGATGGACCAGCCAGCACGGTTCATGTCCAGAGTGCTAAGTGTCTGCCTTTGCAGATCAAGACTCAACTGAATTTCAAACCTATACCTGTGATACAAAGCTGCAAGGTTTACCTGCctaagctggggaggaggttcAATGAACTGAAGTAAAATGTGCATTAAATCTCATTCATAAAGAGAATTGTGGCTTCCCACAGGTGTGGATGTGATTAGGTACAATgcaaggaagagggaaagcCAGTAAGCAGGAGCAAGGTGGTGGAGAAGGAGTAGTTCCTGAGTTTCCATCAAAGCTTTCCAGAATAATCACCTTGATAAGGGTGGTTGATGGGCTTTAGGTTTCCTGCAGAGCTGTATGGGATTATAGAATCATGCATTGTTTCTGTGATTGGAAGGGAACATTAAAGGCCACCTAGTCCacactccctgcagtgagcagggacatctgcaactagatgaGGTTGTTTTGAACTCCATCCAGGTTAACctggaatgttttcagggatgaggcttctaccacgtCTCTgggcagtgtttcaccaccttcagtaTAAGAAATCTCTTCCTTACAtacagtctaaatctaccctctttgaGTTTAGAAGTAAATCATGCCTTACTGAGTTGCAGCTGGACTCCATCTGAACTGGTTTACAGATGCAGATGTGTGGAACAGAGAAATTTATTACAGGACATGTGAAGGAGCTTGCTTTGTGCAGTCACTCAAGGTGCTCCTCATTATGAAAGTACTTTTTCTCTTCTGGCCCAGCTGAATGAGACCAGTGTAGGTGACCTATTTTGAGATCAAATTGAAGGACACCCTGACAAAACATTTCTAGCATGAGTTAAAGGCAGAGGTGCAAGCTTACAATAACCCAGTTGTGCAGCCTCCTTCGAGTTCACTTATCCAGGTCACACCTGTCCCATGGGCAAAGAAAAATCAGGCAGCACTTTAAAAGCTCTTCTCTACTGCATCCTCCTGTCACTTCCATAGTCTGCTGTTGTGTTTTAAGACCTTCAAATGAGGGTTTAGAAAAGGAACTAGGGAAAAGAGCTAGCCAGAACCACGCTTGGTGGTCATTGATGGTGTTAAGGACAGACCAGTAATGAATCCAGTCCAATTCTGGATAGTTTTTTCATGctttattccttctttttttttctgtcttatgATGACAAAATCCCTATGGAATCATTTTTATAGGGTCatgtgctggttggctgggtcCATCTGCAATATCAGAATCCATAGCTTAAACCCACAAGCTTCCTCCATAAGGGACTTGCCATTTGAAGCCTACCTGGCTTTTGGGAAATTGCTAACTGTTACTAGTTAGAAAGTTAgctcagtttcttctcctcagATGATAAATGGaaatgtgttggttttgttttgtttcctctttacAGGCTGTTACCCAACTAGAGCTTTTTGGGGACATGTCCACTCCTCCTGATGTAACCTCTCCCCCAGTGAGTACCCAGGGGATCTGAGCTGTGTGTTTTGCTACATGCTGTTTGCTGCACATTTACAATTCAGGTCACCAGCCATGCCACGTGGGATGAATTTCAAAGTAGTTTTTACGTtgcaagaaaataaaagtgaaGCAAATTGAATGTGGagtcagtgaaaaaaaacaaacaaacaccaacatcTTCAATTGTTATTTTTCTGATACAGGGCTAGGTGTCAGCTAAGATATAACCTGAGCTGCAGATCTCCTTCCCTGGTGCTTATCAGAGGTGCATGCTTCACTGCACTCTGTCTCTCCACTGCACTGCAGGAGGATCCAGTTACAGCCTAATATATCATGTCTCTGGTTCCACCTGATCCTTATCTTGCTCAGTTGGATTTGGGTTCTGCCTTAACGTAGCCCTGTGGTGCTGGTCCTGTTGGTTAACTGGAAGTTACATTTATTCACTTTTCCATAAATTCTGCAGATACTTCATTTGCCTTTACTGTTTCTTGCATTAGTGCCCTGCTCACTGCCTCTCTTGGTTGTCACCTAACATCTAGAATCACAACTCTGTGTGTTGTGGAGAAAGAAATGAGGTTAATGTATTGGATGGGATGAATTGCAGgcaaattttctttttattcttttcctctgATCTAAAGTCTCTCATTttctttggtgtgttttttttttccctcctatcCTCCAGGAAATTCTAATAATCTTCTTtctcttggttgtttttttcccccctctctacattttcccattctttttcctttttctttcttccctccaaaCCTGTATTTTTAGATGATGTAACAGCAAactgtgtgctgcagaagctgtaACCAGTATGTCACCATTGTGTTTTATTCTTGTCTTCTTGCAGACTCCTGCTACTCCAGGTGATGCCTTTATCCCATCTTCATCCCAGTCACTTCCTGCTAGTACAGACATGTTTGGTTCTGTACCTTTCAGCACTGCTGCCGTACCCTCAGGTAAGGAATCTGCTGGCTCAAATTCAGTGATCGGTTCTCAGCTCTGGTTTGCATTTCAGTACTCAGAGCATTAATTTAGTGCCGTGGAAGTCAGGAAGGATTTTGAGGACAGTGCTTCTGGGCAAGACAAAAACTGTCTTCAGCAAACAGCAGTGACATTATTTGGAGTTTAACCACGGGTTttcaaacaaaagccaaaagaGTTACTGGGAGTTCAACCATAGCTCAGCCATCAGGATAACCTTCTAGGTACAGtagcaggaggggaaaaaagtgtttcATTTAGCTTTGGGGTTTATCTTTTTACAATAGCAGTGAATACCCTGAGCTGTCTCCAGTAAGTAGAGGATGAGATTGTGTTTCAGAGGTATTCCACTTAGTCAGATCCTGAGATTTCCTTGAGACTTTTTTTTGTATCCTTCAAAATTCAAAAGCTGCATAGTGctgtgcacagacacacacagcacatGGGTTTGACTGCTGACCTCTCCCTGGGAACCTTGGGGCACTGCGAGAGCCAAACTCTCACCTCCACttggagggggtgtgggggggaaagaagtgcCTTGAATCATTCaactatgattttgtgattggTTAACTCcatctgctatgaagacaggctgaaggaacatgacacacacacacctcagagctgccttccagtacctgaagagatcctacaggaaagctggagagggactttttaaaagGGTGTCTAGCAGTAGGGCAATGGGGaaaggtttgaagctgagggagagcagggttagactggatcttaggaacaagtcacagtatcacagtatcaccaaggttggaagagacctcaaagatcatcgagtccaacctgtcaccacagacctcatgactaaaccatggcaccaagtgccacgtccaatcccctcttgaacacctccaaggatggtgactccaccacctctctgggcagcccattccaatggtgaatgactctctctgtgaagaactttcttctcacctcgagcctaaacttcccctggtgcagcttgagactgtgtcctcttgttctggtgctggttgttagagagaagagaccaaccccttcctggctacaaccacccttcaggtagttgtagagagcaattaggtctcccctgagcctcttcctctctaggctaaacagtcccagttccctcagcctctccttcatcacaagggtggtgagactctggaataggctgcctggggaggttgtggatgcctcctccctgggtgtGTTGAAGgccagctggatgaggccttgagcagctgagtgcagttgagaggtgtcccttgcCTATGGCATTGAggttagagtagatgatctgtaaggtcctttccaacctaagccagtcTGTCATTCTGTCATCATCTCTGATGGGCTGTGTTGCAGCATCATCTTAGCCACTGCACCTCAGAAAGGTTACACAGATGGTGAAGTGTTTTGAGGGTAATGTCAGACGAAAACGCTCACTGCTGGAGTGAGGTTGCAGTGTGGGCAAGATAAAAGGACATCTGGAAAATCCATTGTAGCCATCTATTGAAATAGATAAATACCTGAGTTACTGTTCCTTTCATCACTCACTGATAGAGCCTTTCAAAGTTCAGTTtctggtttttattttattttattttggacTATTCCCATTGCAGTTTTGAAACCACCTCTACATTTAGCATTACAAACCAACCTAGAAATAAAGTGAAGAGTATAATATCCAGGAGGACTCAGAAAAACACTCAGGATAGGAAGAAGAGTTTAAAAGCTAGGAGAATATTGAAAGTAAAAGAGAGGTTGCATGTTGCTCTAGGATCACTAATGTAGCCTTGCCTGTTCCTGAGCTATTGTGTAGCTTTTCCTGCATGCTCTTGACAGTAGTGTTAAAATCTTTgatctctttttgtttgtttgtttgttttcctctcactTTCTTTATTCTTTGAAGGTTATGTTGCCATGGGAGCTGTTCTGCCCTCATTCTGGGGGCAGCAACCACTTGTTCAACAGCAGCTGGCCATGGGTGCTCAGCCTCCAGTCGCTCAGGTGATGCAGGGAGGACAGCCGATCACGTGGGGCCAACCTGGTATTTTTCCTCCTACTCAGCAACCGTGGCCATCTGTAGCTGGTCAGTTCCAACCAACTGCCTTCATGCCAACACAAACTGTTTTGCCTTTACAAGCAGCCATGTTTCAAGGTACCATTGCTCCTATAGCTACCGTTCCACCCACAAGTGATTCCAACAGATCGAGTCCACAGACAGACAGGCCCAGACagaaaatgggaaaagaaatgttTAAAGATTTCCAGATGGCTCAGCCTCCACCAGTGCCATCAAGAAAACCAGATCAGCCTTCCCTCAGTTGTACCTCAGAGGCCTTCTCAAGTTACTTTAACAAAGTTGGGATGGCACAGGAAGCAGATGATTGTGATGACTTTGACATCTCTCAGTTAAATTTGACTCCTGTGACTTCCACAACACCATCTACAAACTCACGTGAGTATTCACATGCTTTCAGCCACACCTTTGCTCAGGCCTGGTGGCTCCTCAGAgcattgctttcttttttggtCACTAAAAGTTTATTGCAATATAGATATGGACTGAGAACCTTCATGCATGGTCTAGCTAATTAAATGTGTTCCAGTCATAACCaaaagcaggagagaggaatTTCAGAGACCAGTAGCTGCACTCCAAGATTTCATTTCTGAAGAAGACTCTAATACATGTTCTGTGCTAGGGATGTGCAAGCTGGTTAGAAAATGCCCATGGCATTCAGCCTTTCAGATGGTTTCACTTCTGTCCCATTCAAGCCTTACTTTGCAGAAATTAGGGGCTGGGTATTTACTTTAATAGCTTGATGTACTGGGACATGTGAGGGAATTCATTGAAGAGCTGTGAAATAAACTTAGGGAGTTTGTAGCGTGGAGGTGGGGGATTTGGCAGATTGCTGAGAAGAGGAATTCAGGAGACACAGATTTAGCAGGGGCCATCTGGAGACCTTCTGTTTCTCTTACCTTTCATGGGGCAAAGTGTCTCATGCATTTCTTAATGCAACGTAGTGGCATCTCCCTGGTTCCTAAAGACAGATGCAGCAAGAATTAATCCAGAAGCTGCTGAATGCAATCCAGTATAGGGAACTGAAAATGACTGCTGGGTTCAAATTCACCTCTTTATAAACAGCTCCTCATCAGGAAATCATTTCCAAGGATGATAAAAGGTCTAAAACATGAGCAACTTTTGTGCTGCCCTGCCTTTCTTGACAAATTAACAGATCTGGATTCTGTTGCTGTTACCTTCATCTTTGTTTAGCTCCAACCCCTGCTCCCAGACAGAGTTCTCCATCAAAATCATCAGCATCTCATACCAGTGATCCTGCTGCAGATGACCTCTTTGAAGAGGGGTTTGAAAGCCCAAGCAAAAGTGAGGAGCAAGAGGCTGTGAGTAGCAACCAAGTTTCTAAATACCAATTagctcttttttgtttgtttttgtgttttgggttttttttcctagaaaagACAGAAGTTACTTAAATGCTGTTTGGTAGCAGCAGAAATAACTCTTCTGATAGGACTGGGTGGCATTTAAAGGGGAGCTGCAGGTAGAATTCACTTCCTACTTTGGTTTTGATAGCTAAAAGCATTACATTTCTGTTGATATGCACTAATACTGCATACAGAGAACCAAACTCTGGAGTTCAGATGTAAGGTTCTCTGTGTTAGTTGTACCCAGTGTCCTTTAGAGCATAGCAGCATTCTCTTACTGATGGTGAGGAGAGGTAAAACAACAGAcatgctgaggctgcagagagagatgtGAGAGTTTGTGTGCTAAAAGATGATGGCTGATGTTGGCTTACACATTCTTGCATCCCAGTTGCTTGCCTAGTTACATTCCTCAATGTTCTGGCCCTCAGTATGTGATTTCTTTGCCTTTGACTCAGTAGACCAAAGCAAGAAATGTTATCCAAGCACTGACTTTAAGTCACAAGGTGTCTTAGGCAGATAAGAGCCCAAGTGAGCCAAAGGCAAGAGGGTGTCTGCACCAAATAGAGGAGCCAAAGGTACAAAGCAATGCAAGCTTGGCCTCTTTCTGATTCACATAGTTTCACTGGCTTTCAAGGCCCTTTGCAATTCTGGTTTGCCCGACCCAGTACCTTCTGAAGcctgtggcagctcctgcacgggctccagcaggtcctggtGAGGTCCTTTCCTGCTTGCATCAGCCACAGGAAAgcattttggctttttgagaAGGTATCAGCGGTGAGGCCTCACTTCCTGGTTTTCATGAGATAGGATGTACTTGTTATGCCCACAGCATGAAAATAACCTCCTGTTGACTTTTCACTTTCTTATGGTTGAGAAAAAAAGGTTTTATGTTCTTGTATTCTAGCCTGATGGGTctcaggcctcatccaacagtGATCCATTTGGTGAGCCAACTGGTGATACTATAAGTCCACAGGTCGGTAGCTAGATAGCGCAGGTTGGGGTAGGTAtctgtcctttttttctctACACCTTGAGGTGCTCacgcttccaccagctccccccaTTGCTTTCATGGATGcatggtttcttttttcctttccatctcTTCCGTTTCCCCTCTCCATTCTCCACAGCGTGCTCCTCGTGCTCGGTGGTTTGCATGGCTTTTGCCATTCACTAAGTGTCGCAGCTTGTGCAAATCTGTGTGTTCCAGCTGCCTGCATGCTTGAAAGAAATGTGGACTTACTGCACTTTGTGTTCAAGTTCTAAGGGGAAATAGGGAAACTGAGCCACTGCTAACAACCTATTAGGTAGGACAtgatttgtttgggtgttttttttttatcagatcCACTCTGGCCTTTAGTCAGATATGACATATTAAATGGACTAAGACATCTTACCCACAGACATAACAAACATTAACTGAAATTATGTAGTGGTACATGAACACCTCTACCCTAAATCAATGTGATAATCAGTAGAAGCAGCACATTCATCATCTATctgcatgttaaaaaaaaaccccaacactgaaatgggtttgtgtgtttttatCTCCGACTGCAAATTACAAACATCTGAAAATTATGATCATTCCTATTACCATTGGCATACTGCTGTTGTAAAAGTTAATTCATCAAGTGTAAGTCATTTCAATCCCAACAGTTGGGAAAGATGTTGCAGAACACATCGGAAAATGTGACTGCCAATGAATATTCTGTGATATGGTTCAACATAGTGTCTATGTGTCACCAAAAAAGATAGAGTTTTCTGAGTGCTGAGCATTGTTGTTCCATCCAGATCCTCCCTAGTGTTACTCTTTGAAGGATATGTTTCATTATCTTCTCCCTGTCTGCCATTCTTGCTTTGAATCATCCAAATACGTGATCCGATCTGCCTTCTGTGCTTCAGCACAAACCTTCTGGAGCAAATCCATGACACTGGTAGGACCCTTCTGATTTTTGAACAGAACTTGCATTGTGTCCACCAGTGACTCACCCACTCTTCACTAGGAGCCAATTTACTTTGTGCATTAAATATGGTTAAAAAGCCTTAAAGCAACTTAACTTTGGATCctagaatggcctgggttggaagggaccttagagatcatctactccaaactccctgccatcggcagggacacctctcaactacactcagctgctcaaggcctcatccagcctggccttcaacacccgcaggcatccacaacctctctgggcagcctgttccactcttGTGATGAAtgacttcttcctaagatccagtctaaccctgctctccttcagcttcaaatcattcccccttgtccgGTCTCCAGACTCTCTTATGAAAAGTCCAcatccagccttcctgtaggatcccttcaggtattggaagggtcccccctggagtcttctgttctccaggctgaacaaccccatttccctcagcctatcctcacagcagaggttttccagccctTGGAACATCATTGTGGCCCTTTGATCCACTTGGAAGTAGTAAGATTATCTCGTAATAATACATGGTGCTGTGAGAAGGCATCTCCCCCTTCACCAACATAATGCTCAGTTCTTGGGGGCTGAAGCAAAATTGGTGTTTTGTGTCTTCTTGACTCTCAAAATGACAGTGTTAAGGACAAAGCTGAGATGAGCTGCTCTAGCAAAATAATATGCTGGTTATTGTACTCCTGTGAGAACTTGGATGGTGCTGCATGGTAACTTGGCTTTGCCTGTGCATTACCTTGGGCAGGACTGACATAGCCAGCTGTCCCACCTTCAGACCATCTCAACAGTTCTTTCCACACTCAGGAAAGAGGTTTTGACCGTCACCTGAACCCCACACCCTGCAAACCCTTTTATGTTTGTTTATTGTGGTCTAtcctagtcatagaatcatagaatcaagcaggttggaaaagacctcagagataatcaaatccaacctattacctaacacctcctgacaactaaaccatggctccaagtgtcacattcaatccttttctgaacacctccagggacggtgactccaccacctccctgggcagcacattccaatggtcaattactcttactgtgaagaactttctcctcgcctcaagtctaaacttcccctggcacagcttgagtcgtTTGAGTCAGGGACATGCTGAAATTCATCATGAGGAGAACAATGATAAAATCTCTTTCTAATTTTCTGGCTATCACAAAACTAGATTAACATAATTTGTAAACTAGCATCACACACTTTTACCTGTTAGGAGCTCTGGATATAACTTAAACTAGCAGTTTAAGTCTGTTAATGAAGATTGTTGTGTAAGGAAGTCATCTGGGGGACACCTTTGTTCTGCTTCTATATAATGCTTAGTAAAATATATTGTTCTCCCTGCCAAGGGTCTCTGGGAGCTACAAGAATGGTGCATTACCAGTGGTcccttgttggtttttttctatatattatttttaatcCTTGTTGGGTCTTGCATAAAATATCTATCATTCTCAGAACTAGATTCTGGGAAACGTTAAATAAAGTTACTGATGATGGCATTGTAGTAATTCCTAAAAGCTGTAGGCAGGAACAAGAAGCTGAACAAAAAGAAAGCCTCCATCCCGTGAAgttaaactaatttcattgtgcctctgtgctgtgccattCAGCAGCAGTCCATAGGAAATCCACTTGCTGAAAGCAGCCCATCTAGTGCTGAAGCCTGGTATCATCAGAGCAAGGCAAAGTCTAATCTCCGTGGAAAATTATCAGTTCAGGACTTACTCCTGTGCTGTGTATTGAGCTCCACGTTCAGAGAGAAACTCAGTGGGGAGAAACTTGTAGTACAAAAGAATCGCAGTCTGGATAAAAGCCACTTCTGTGTCTGAGACAGGAGATTTCTTCACTCTTTAGAACATGGTTCTTCACACCAAGAACAGCTCCAATGAAAGGAcctctctggagcagggcagagcattGTGTTCAGAAAATTCAAATAGGTCTGTtcacagcatctctgtgaagtCAGCTATGGCAATCCAATATCTTTacttcatagaatggcttagtttggatgggacctcacagatcatctactcccacctccctcccatgggcagggacacctctcaactacactcagctgctcaaggccacctccagcctggcctttaacacccccagggaggaggcatccatgacctcccagggcagcctattccagagactcaccacccttgtaatgaagaacttcttaagatccagtctaaccctgctctcccttagcttcaaaccattcccccttgtcctgtcttcagaaacccttatgaaaagtacctctccaaccttcctgtaggatcctttcaaGTAttagaaagcagctctaaggtcccctcgagtcttctccatgctaaacaaccccagttccctcagccaatcctcacagcagaagtgcttcagtccttggctcatctttgtggcctaaATACTGCGATCAAACGTCACAAATGTGGTCTGACTCCTTATGGACCACACAGACTGGTTCTCAAAGAGAAATTAGCAACAGAGTGAAAACTCTGAAAGAGAAACAGGGAATATTTGATACCCACAGCTATTGCAGTATGAGTCATTTTGAGTGCTGGAACAAGTGCAGCTCTGTTGATATGCTGCCCAGTGCAAGACTTGTGCTGGCAGTCGTTCGTGAGAGATTCTGAGGAAGCCTTCAAAACATTTGTGGCTAGAGCATATATTCCTGAAGGAGTCATTTAGTTGTTCTGTGAAATGTGTGCAGACAATTACAAGCCCTCAAAATATGTCACACCCTTCATGATGCTATCAGCACTGTCAGGAGAGCAACAGTTCATTAGAATATTTGTCTATCAGCTTTTGGTGGTACTTTGGTGGCCCACTGCCATCATCCATCTTTGAGCAAGTGCCATTCTCAGTGATAGATGTGCCTAATAATCTTAACTCCAGGATGGACTACTGTAACTCTTTATTTGGGCCCTTAGTAGGAAGttgaaagaaaacagcaactTCTGGACAAAGCATTGGCACTTCTGGGAGCTTAGTGAGCCACAGGAGGACAAATTAAGCTGATTCTgcatccttctctttcttctagCTCCTTTCTGTTGCATGGGTTCAAAATATCAAAGGCTGTATTTACAGCACCTATTACTATCGT
This genomic window contains:
- the DAB1 gene encoding disabled homolog 1 isoform X1: MDIQVLKLGLRRDSESGLRSGSCLMPGQDRSEATLIKRFKGDGVRYKAKLIGIDEVSAARGDKLCQDSMMKLKGIVAAARSKGEHKQKIFLTVSFGGIKIFDEKTGLLQHHHAVHEISYIAKDITDHRAFGYVCGKEGNHRFVAIKTAQAAEPVILDLRDLFQLIYELKQREEMEKKAQKDKQCEQAVYQTILEEDVEDPVYQYIVFEAGHEPIREPEMEENIYQVPTSQKKEGVYDVPKSQPVSLQNGNLLLDIDENLVSVTQAVTQLELFGDMSTPPDVTSPPTPATPGDAFIPSSSQSLPASTDMFGSVPFSTAAVPSGYVAMGAVLPSFWGQQPLVQQQLAMGAQPPVAQVMQGGQPITWGQPGIFPPTQQPWPSVAGQFQPTAFMPTQTVLPLQAAMFQGTIAPIATVPPTSDSNRSSPQTDRPRQKMGKEMFKDFQMAQPPPVPSRKPDQPSLSCTSEAFSSYFNKVGMAQEADDCDDFDISQLNLTPVTSTTPSTNSPPTPAPRQSSPSKSSASHTSDPAADDLFEEGFESPSKSEEQEAPDGSQASSNSDPFGEPTGDTISPQVGS
- the DAB1 gene encoding disabled homolog 1 isoform X6 — translated: MDIQVLKLGLRRDSESGLRSGSCLMPGQDRSEATLIKRFKGDGVRYKAKLIGIDEVSAARGDKLCQDSMMKLKGIVAAARSKGEHKQKIFLTVSFGGIKIFDEKTGLLQHHHAVHEISYIAKDITDHRAFGYVCGKEGNHRFVAIKTAQAAEPVILDLRDLFQLIYELKQREEMEKKAQKDKQCEQAVYQVPTSQKKEGVYDVPKSQPVSLQNGNLLLDIDENLVSVTQAVTQLELFGDMSTPPDVTSPPTPATPGDAFIPSSSQSLPASTDMFGSVPFSTAAVPSGYVAMGAVLPSFWGQQPLVQQQLAMGAQPPVAQVMQGGQPITWGQPGIFPPTQQPWPSVAGQFQPTAFMPTQTVLPLQAAMFQGTIAPIATVPPTSDSNRSSPQTDRPRQKMGKEMFKDFQMAQPPPVPSRKPDQPSLSCTSEAFSSYFNKVGMAQEADDCDDFDISQLNLTPVTSTTPSTNSPPTPAPRQSSPSKSSASHTSDPAADDLFEEGFESPSKSEEQEAPDGSQASSNSDPFGEPTGDTISPQVGS
- the DAB1 gene encoding disabled homolog 1 isoform X7; this translates as MSTETELQVAVKTSTKKDSKKKGQDRSEATLIKRFKGDGVRYKAKLIGIDEVSAARGDKLCQDSMMKLKGIVAAARSKGEHKQKIFLTVSFGGIKIFDEKTGLLQHHHAVHEISYIAKDITDHRAFGYVCGKEGNHRFVAIKTAQAAEPVILDLRDLFQLIYELKQREEMEKKAQKDKQCEQAVYQVPTSQKKEGVYDVPKSQPVSLQNGNLLLDIDENLVSVTQAVTQLELFGDMSTPPDVTSPPTPATPGDAFIPSSSQSLPASTDMFGSVPFSTAAVPSGYVAMGAVLPSFWGQQPLVQQQLAMGAQPPVAQVMQGGQPITWGQPGIFPPTQQPWPSVAGQFQPTAFMPTQTVLPLQAAMFQGTIAPIATVPPTSDSNRSSPQTDRPRQKMGKEMFKDFQMAQPPPVPSRKPDQPSLSCTSEAFSSYFNKVGMAQEADDCDDFDISQLNLTPVTSTTPSTNSPPTPAPRQSSPSKSSASHTSDPAADDLFEEGFESPSKSEEQEAPDGSQASSNSDPFGEPTGDTISPQVGS
- the DAB1 gene encoding disabled homolog 1 isoform X2, translating into MSTETELQVAVKTSTKKDSKKKGQDRSEATLIKRFKGDGVRYKAKLIGIDEVSAARGDKLCQDSMMKLKGIVAAARSKGEHKQKIFLTVSFGGIKIFDEKTGLLQHHHAVHEISYIAKDITDHRAFGYVCGKEGNHRFVAIKTAQAAEPVILDLRDLFQLIYELKQREEMEKKAQKDKQCEQAVYQTILEEDVEDPVYQYIVFEAGHEPIREPEMEENIYQVPTSQKKEGVYDVPKSQPVSLQNGNLLLDIDENLVSVTQAVTQLELFGDMSTPPDVTSPPTPATPGDAFIPSSSQSLPASTDMFGSVPFSTAAVPSGYVAMGAVLPSFWGQQPLVQQQLAMGAQPPVAQVMQGGQPITWGQPGIFPPTQQPWPSVAGQFQPTAFMPTQTVLPLQAAMFQGTIAPIATVPPTSDSNRSSPQTDRPRQKMGKEMFKDFQMAQPPPVPSRKPDQPSLSCTSEAFSSYFNKVGMAQEADDCDDFDISQLNLTPVTSTTPSTNSPPTPAPRQSSPSKSSASHTSDPAADDLFEEGFESPSKSEEQEAPDGSQASSNSDPFGEPTGDTISPQVGS
- the DAB1 gene encoding disabled homolog 1 isoform X3 — its product is MDIQVLKLGLRRDSESGLRSGSCLMPGQDRSEATLIKRFKGDGVRYKAKLIGIDEVSAARGDKLCQDSMMKLKGIVAAARSKGEHKQKIFLTVSFGGIKIFDEKTGLLQHHHAVHEISYIAKDITDHRAFGYVCGKEGNHRFVAIKTAQAAEPVILDLRDLFQLIYELKQREEMEKKAQKDKQCEQAVYQTILEEDVEDPVYQYIVFEAGHEPIREPEMEENIYQVPTSQKKEGVYDVPKSQPVSLQNGNLLLDIDENLVSVTQAVTQLELFGDMSTPPDVTSPPTPATPGDAFIPSSSQSLPASTDMFGSVPFSTAAVPSGYVAMGAVLPSFWGQQPLVQQQLAMGAQPPVAQVMQGGQPITWGQPGIFPPTQQPWPSVAGQFQPTAFMPTQTVLPLQAAMFQGTIAPIATVPPTSDSNRSSPQTDRPRQKMGKEMFKDFQMAQPPPVPSRKPDQPSLSCTSEAFSSYFNKVGMAQEADDCDDFDISQLNLTPVTSTTPSTNSPPTPAPRQSSPSKSSASHTSDPAADDLFEEGFESPSKSEEQEAEAEPLYAQINRPKK
- the DAB1 gene encoding disabled homolog 1 isoform X5; the protein is MSTETELQVAVKTSTKKDSKKKGQDRSEATLIKRFKGDGVRYKAKLIGIDEVSAARGDKLCQDSMMKLKGIVAAARSKGEHKQKIFLTVSFGGIKIFDEKTGLLQHHHAVHEISYIAKDITDHRAFGYVCGKEGNHRFVAIKTAQAAEPVILDLRDLFQLIYELKQREEMEKKAQKDKQCEQAVYQTILEEDVEDPVYQYIVFEAGHEPIREPEMEENIYQVPTSQKKEGVYDVPKSQPVSAVTQLELFGDMSTPPDVTSPPTPATPGDAFIPSSSQSLPASTDMFGSVPFSTAAVPSGYVAMGAVLPSFWGQQPLVQQQLAMGAQPPVAQVMQGGQPITWGQPGIFPPTQQPWPSVAGQFQPTAFMPTQTVLPLQAAMFQGTIAPIATVPPTSDSNRSSPQTDRPRQKMGKEMFKDFQMAQPPPVPSRKPDQPSLSCTSEAFSSYFNKVGMAQEADDCDDFDISQLNLTPVTSTTPSTNSPPTPAPRQSSPSKSSASHTSDPAADDLFEEGFESPSKSEEQEAPDGSQASSNSDPFGEPTGDTISPQVGS